cattctCTGTGTGATCTCAAATGAAGACAAAACGCTCTCATCTGTGACATAAATGTTTGTATCTTCAGTATTTGCAGACAGTAACACATCTATTGAGTTTCTTCCAGTGAGCTCAGATGTTATATCCACTGTGTCAGTGGCTGTAAAATCATCTTTCTGTGGCTCCACACCAACATCTGCATTCCTCTCACTATCCCTGACATCAGCTCCCTGAACAAACTTCACCAGATTAACAACCTGTTCATTGTGGGAGGCAGGACTTATTGatggttttgcattttcattctGTGATACATCTGCAGCTTCAATCATCTGTAGCTCCTCTGCTGCTTCCATCTTGACAAGATTTCTCATATCAGTGTCTGTGTCTAAGTCACTTTCATTTGTTTCTACTCTCTTTTCCTCTGGTTTTCTATTGAGTTGAGTCCGGCGAGTAGAACCCatctttctcctcttctgtttGGATCCGACTTGCAAATTTTCACTGTCgtctaaatgcattttttcttgtatcGCCTGTTGGCTGGAAATTCCACTTTCTTCAGACACATCTACTCTGAAGTTTTCCTCCAGATCAGCGTCAGATGGAGcatcagttttgtgtgaaaacagTTTAGCAGGTGTGATCTCTGGTAAAACATTAATTTCTTTGGATTTGTGGCTTTCAAACTGTTCTCCATCTTCACGCTGTCCAGAGACTCGTTCATACATTAAACTCTCCCCTCTTGTATCATTTGTGCATTGCATATTAATTTCTTTGTCACAAGATAAAGTTTCCTTGTTTTGGCCCCGAAGGGCTTCTTCTTGCTCAAGAACATCCGAGGCGATTGACCTGGCCATGATATTTTCATCATGATATGAGACACTCTGTTTGTCTGAATCATCTTTCCAAACCGAGACTTCTGGTGATGTTATCAAGTCTGTTTTAACAGTGTCACATCCTGTAAGCTGGCTCAAACTCTCAGGCTCGTTTATGTGTTTATCTTCTTCATCATTGACTTCCTTATTACGTTTGACAAAGTCATCTTTGCCTGACTCTGAAGTAATGTCTGTTGTCACAATTGAACTGATGTCCATCACATTCTTTGACAAAATTGTGTCCTCCACCAAcatcttttctgtgttttggtcGTCATTTACAGATGATCTAATTTTTCCTAATTCCCCAGTGGAACTGAAGTCGAGGCCAGCTTGTTCTTTTAATTCTTCCTGCTTCGTTGTCTCCAttattaatgatatttttgtcGTGTCCTCGACATGCAACCGTCCTTTATTTCTTCGGCTTGACCCCAATTTCCTTCTATTCCCTGTGGGCTTGAAGCCTGTGTGAGTTTGCTCTTTGATACTCTGAGAATCGTCTTGAAGATGGGAGTCCAGAGGAGCATTCATTTCTGACTGCTGTGCTTGTAAAGAGGATCCAGTCTCTTTATTTGCAGAGTTATCAGTCTGAtgcatttcttgcatttgtgTTGCCTTGACCTCCTCTTCATGCACTTCATCTACAGCATCCTCTGAATGATGAGCTGCTCTGACTCTTGGCTCTGTCTGTTCTTCATTTGCAGATGTCTTTTCTATTGACAAAGATGCTGCTTGCTCAACACTGCATTCAATGTCAGTGTGTTCTCTCTGGCTGCTTTTTTCGGTGCTTTTCTCTGGTGTGATAAAGAACTCTATTTCTCCTGATTCAACATGTGATTCACTCACAAAATAGTTGGACTGTAAATTTACATCCTGCCTGAGCAGTTCTGGGTCCGCATCTCTttccttgctttctttttttggtacaGAAGACACATTGGGAAGTTTGTCATTTGGCTTCTCCCTGAAATTTGATTGGTTGATAATTTGTTGATCTGCTGTTGAGCTCGAACGTAAGTCAAAGCCAGCATCTTTAACTTTATCACGAACATCTTCAGTCTGAACAGTGTCAAATTTGTCCTTTCCTTCCAGcatggtttcatttctttcttcctgCACTGCTGTGTCTGTTGTTAAAGTCATTTCTGTTGTTTCAAGGGGTTCATTACTCGTGGTATTTCCAACAAAGTCCTCTGTTGGTCTGTGGTATGATTCACCAGCAGAGTCTTTGAGACGCTGTCCCCCTTTATTTCTTCGGCTCGACCCCAGTTTTCTTCTGTTCCCTGTGAGTTTGAAGACAGTGTCTTTTTGCTGATATTGGGAGTCAAAAGGAGCATTTATTTCTGATTGCTGGGTTTGTAAAGATGACTCACTCTCCTCCATTTCAGAGAGGAGTCCTTCTTTCTCCAGACGACCTGTTTGTTCAGCAGGTTTTGTATCATTGTCTGCTCGGCCTTCCAGCTCAGACACCTGACCTAGTGCAGCGTTTCCTCTGTCTATGTCGCTGATCAGTGGTTTGTTGGTATCAAAATCATGATAATCTTCATTTTTCTGCTCCAAAGCCTTAAAGTTGTTGTCTTTTGTATGATGCTCTTCTTGTTTGTCATCAGGGTTTAACATGTCCTGATTAGTAGGAGAATCATCAGCACTTTTCACAATCATCTCAGATTGGTGTGTGTCACTGGCTTCAGTTTGGTCTGTCAGGTTTCCAGAAATGACTTCAAAGTTTTCTATGGCATAATGTTCCATCCTTTTAGTTGAGTAATCAGTTTGAtgcatttcttgcatttgtgTTGGACTATTCTCTATTTCATGCAGTGTGTTTACAGCGTCCTCTGATTTATGATCACCTTTGACCTCAGATAAGCTGAAAATCTCAGTTTGTTCATCATCTGTGGGCAGCTCCTGTTTTGTTGATGAAGATATTTCTTGTTCAACACTGGATTCGGGTTCTGTTTGCTCTCTGGGGTTGTGTTTATCTGTGGTTATCTCTGATGCAACAGAAGACTCTATGTCCTCACTCACCGAATAGTtggtttgtacattttcatcCTGTCTGAGCAGTtctgtgtcctcctctctttctttttctggttCAGAGGACACATTGGGAAGTTCTTCATTTAGTATCTCTACGAAATTTGATTCCTCAATCTTCTGTCTATCTGCTGTTGAACTTTCATTTAAATCAACACAAACAAGTGCAACAGCATGTGCATTTTCTTCAACTTGATCACCAACATCTTCAGTTTGTGCAGAGTCAACTTTATGCATTTCTTCCGGCATggtttcaattattttttcctgcaCTGCTGTCTCTGATGTTGTTGACATTTctgtggtttcaaagggttcattaTTCTTGGTATTTCCAACAACGTTCTCTGCAGATTCGTTGTATAATTCAACAGTAGAGTCCTTGACATGACGTCTTCCTTTATTTCTTCGACTAGACCCCAGTTTCCTTCTGTTTACAAGTGGGTTGAATTCAGTGTCTTTTTGCTGATGTTGGGAGTCTAAAGGAACATTTATTTCTGATTGCAAGGTTTTTAAAGAGGATTCACTCTCCTCCATTTCAGAGAAAAGTCCTTCTTTCTCCTGATGACCTGTTTGTTCAGCAGGTTTTGTATCATCGTCTGCTCGGCCTTCCAGCTCAGACACCTGATTTAGTGCAGTGTCTACTGTGTCTATGTCCCTGATTGGTGGTTTCTTGGTATCATATACATGATAATCCTCATTTTTCTGCTCCAAAACCTCAGAGTTGTGTTCTTTTGGAGTATGCTCATCCAGTTTGCTGTCAGGACTTGAAGGTTCCTGATTGGTTGGAGAATCATCATTAATTTTCACAATCAATAAAGATTGGTGTGTGTCACTGACTTCAGTTTGGTCTGTCAGATTTCCAAAAATGATTTCAGAATTTTCTGTGGCTTCATGTTTTACACTTTCAGGTGAGCAAAGAATTTGAGGCATTTCTTGCATTTGGGCTGGCTTTATCTCCTCTTTATGCAGTGCGTTTACAGTGTCCTCTGACTTATGATCACCCTTGTCTTCAGATAaattgaaaattgcattttgttcCTCATTTGTGGGCAGGTCCTGTTTTGTTGATGAAGATATTTCTTGTTCAACACTGGATTCGGGTTCTGTTTGCTCTCTGGGTTGTGTTTATCTGTGGTTATCTCTGATGCAACAGAAGACTCTATGTCCTCACTCACCAAATAGTtggtttgtacattttcatcCTGGCTGAGCAGTTTtctgtgtcctcctctctttccttgctttctttttctgtgcagaGGACACACTGGGAAGTCCTTCATCTGGTATCTCCCAGAAATTTGATTCCTTGATCATTTGCTGATCTACTGTTGAACTTGCATGTAAGTCAGAGCCAACAAAAGTGtggcaacatttgcattttcatgaacTTGATCACTAACATCTTCAGTCTGAGCAGTGTCAAATTTGTCCTTTCCTTCCAGCAtggtttcatttatttcttcctGCACTGCTATCTCTGTTGTTAATGTAATATCTGTTTGTTGAAGGAATTCGTAATTCTTGTAATTTCCAACAAAATCCTCTGTTGACTCTTGGTTTGATTCAGCTGCAGAGTCCTTGACATGACGTCTTCCTTTATTTCTTCGACTAGACCccagtttttcttcttgttcCCAAGTGGATGGAAGTCAGTGTAATTTTGCTGATGGTGGGAGTCAAAAGGAGCATTTATTTCTGATTGCTGGGTTTGTAAAGATGACTCACTCTCCTCCATTTCAGAGAGGAGTCCTTCTTTCTCCAGACGACCTGTTTGTTCAGCAGGTTTTGTATCATCGTCTGCTCGGCCTTCCAGCTCAGACACCTGACCTAGTGCAGTGTTTCCTCTGTCTATGTCGCTGATCAGTGGTTTGTTGGTATCAAAATCATGATAATCTTCATTTTTCTGCTCCAAAGCCTTTAAGTTGTTGTCTTTTGTATGATGCTCTTCTTGTTTGTCATCAGGGTTTAACATGTCCTGATTAGTAGGAGAATCATCAGCACTTTTCACAATCAGCTCAGATTGGTGTGTGTCACTGGCTTCAGTTTGGTCTGTCAGGTTTCCAGAAATGACTTCAAAGTTTTCTATGGCATAATGTGCCATCCTTTTAGTTGAGTAATCAGTTTGAtgcatttcttgcatttgtgTTGGACTATTTCTCTATTTCATGCAGTGTGTTTACAGCGTCCTCTGATTTATGATCACCTTTGACCTCAGATAAGCTGAAAATCTCAGTTTGTTCATCATCTGTTGGCAGCTCCTGTTTTGTTGATGAAGATATTTCTTGTTCAACACTGGATTCGGGTTCTGTTTGCTCTCTGGGGTTGTGTTTATCTGTGGTTATCTCTGATGCAACAGAAGACTCTATATCTTCACTCACCAAATAGTtggtttgtacattttcatcCTGTCTGAGCAGTtctgtgtcctcctctctttctttttctggttCAGAGGACACATTGGGAAGTTCTTCATTTAGTATCTCTACGAAATTTGATTCCTCAATCTTCTGTCTATCTGCTATTGAACTTTCATTTAAATCAACACAAACAAGTGCGACAGCATGTGCATTTTCTTCAACTTGATCACCAACATCTTCAGTTTGTGCAGAGTCAACTTTATGCATTTCTTCCGGCATggtttcaattattttttcctgcaCTGCTGTCTCTGATGTTGTTGACATTTctgtggtttcaaagggttcattaTTCTTGGTATTTCCAACAACGTTCTCTGCAGATTCGTTGTATAATTCAACAGTAGAGTCCTTGACATGACGTCTTCCTTTATTTCTTCGACTAGACCCCAGTTTCCTTCTGTTTACAAGTGGGTTGAATTCAGTGTCTTTTTGCTGATGTTGGGAGTCTAAAGGAACATTTATTTCTGATTGCAGAGTTTGGAAAGAGGATTCACTCTCCTCCATTTCAGAGAAAAGTCCTTCTTTCTCCTGATGACCTGTTTGTTCAGCAGGTTTTGTATCATCGTCTGCTCGGCCTTCCAGCTCAGACACCTGATTTAGTGCAGTGTCTACTGTGTCTATGTCCCTGATTGGTGGTTTCTTGGTATCATATACATGATAATCCTCATTTTTCTGCTCCAAAACCTCAGAGTTGTGTTCTTTTGGAGTATGCTCATCCAGTTTGCTGTCAGGACTTGAAGGTTCCTGATTGGTTGGAGAATCATCATTAATTTTCACAATCAATAAAGATTGGTGTGTGTCACTGACTTCAGTTTGGTCTGTCAGGTTTCCAAAAATTATTTCAGAATTTTCTTTGGCTTCATGTTTTACACTTTCAGGTGAGCTAAGAATTTGAGGCATTTCTTGCATTTGGGCTGGCTTTATCTCCTCTTTATGCAGTGCGTTTACAGCGTCCTCTGATTTATGATCACCTTTGACCTCAGATAAGCTGAAAATCTCATTTTGTTCATCATTTGTGGGCAACTCCTGTTTTGTTGATGAAGATATTTCTTGTTCAACACTGGATTCGGGTTCTGTTTGCTCTCTGGGTTTGTGTTTATCTGTGGTTATCTCTGATGCAATAGAAGACTCTATGTCCTCACTCACCAAATAGTtggtttgtacattttcatcCTGGCTGAGCAGTtctgtgtcctcctctctttccttgctttctttttctggtgCAGAGAACACATTGGGAAGTTCTTCATCTGGTATGTCCCAGAAATTTGATTCCTTGATCATTTGCTGATCTACTGTTGAACTTGCATGTAAGTCAGAGCCAACAAGTGTgtgcaacatttgcattttcatgaacTTGATCACTAACATCTTCAGTCTGAGCAGTGTCAAATTTGTCCTTTCCTTCCAGCatggttttcatttatttcttcctGCACTGCTATCTCTGTTGTTAatgtcatttctgtttgttgAAGGAATTCGTAATTCTTGGTACTTCCAACAAAATCCTCTGTTGACTCTTGGTTTGATTCAGCTGCAGAGTCCTTGATATGACGTCTTCCTTTATTTTTTCGGCTCGACCCAGTTTTCTTCTGTTCCCAAGTGGATGGAAGTCAGTGTAATTTTGCTGATGGCGGGAGTCAAAAGGAGCATTTATTTCTGATTGCAGGGTTTGCAAAGAGGATTCACTCTCCTCCATGTCATATAAGAGTCCCTCTTTCTCCTGATGACCTGTTTGTTCAGCAGGTTTTGTATCATCCTCTACTCGGCCTCCCAGCTCAGACACCTGACCTAGTGCAGTGTCTACTGTTTTTATGTCTCTAATCGGTGGTTCCTTGGTATCATTTACATAATGATCTTCATTTTCCTGCTCTAAAGACATAACGATGTTGTCTTCTATACTATGCTCCTCCTGTTTGTCATTAGGATTTGAAATGTCCTGATTAATAGGAGATCCATCAGTACTTTTTACAGTCAACTCAGATTGGTGTGTATCACTGACTTCAGGCTGCTCTGTCAGATTTCCAGAAATGATTTCAGAATTTTCTGTGGCATCATGTGTCAACCTTTCAGATGAGTTGTCAGTTTGAGGCATTTCTTGCATTGTGTTGGCTTATCCTCCTTTTTATGAACTATATGTACAGCATCCTCAATATTATGTCCACCTCTGACTTCAGACAAAttgaaaaatctcattttgCTTCCTCATTTTGGACAACTCCTGTTTTGGCAATGACAGAATTGCTTGTTCAACACTGTATTCAAGGTCTTTATGTTGTCCTGGGTTGTGTTTATCTGTGGTTATATTCAGTGTGATAAAAGACTCAATATCCTCACTCAACAAACAGCTTTCATCCTGTTGGAACAGTTCAGTGTCCTCTCTttccttgctttctttttctggtACAGAAGACAGATTAGGAAGTTCTTCATTTGACGTCTCCCTGAAATTTGATTGATCGGGTCGTTTGTTGATCCATTGTTGAACTTGCCTGTAAGTCAACACAAACCAGTGTACCAACATGTGCATTTTCTTCAAGTTGATCACTAACATCTTCAGTCTGAACAGTGTCAAATCTGTCCATTCCCTCAAGCATGTTTTCAAGTATTTCTTCCTGCACTGCTGTCTCTGATGTTAATGTCATTTCTCTTGTTTCAAGGGGTTCGTTATCGCTGGTATTTCCAACAACTCCCTCTGTAGGTTCATGGTTTGATTCAGCTGCAGAGTCCTTCACATGACGTCTGCCTTTATTTCTTCGGCTTGACCCCAGTTTTCTTCTGTTCCCAAGTGTATTGAAGTCAGAGTCATTTTGCTGATATTGGagtcaaaatgaacatttatttcTGATTGCAGGGTTTGCAAAGAGGATTCACTCTCCTCCATTTCAGAGAAGAGTCCTTCTTTCTCCTGACGacctgttttttcagcaggtcTTATATCATCCTCTACTCTGCCTTCCAGCTCAGACACCTGACCCAGTGCAATGCTTACTTTTTCTGTGTCGCTTATTGGGAGGTCCTGGGTAtcatttacatgatatttatttttctgctccAAGTCCTCAAAGTTACTTTCTTTTATGTGATGCTCACCCTGTCTGTCATTATTTGAAATTTCCTGTCTGGCAGGATGATGTTCAGCACTTTTCACAATCAACTCAGATTGGTGAGTGTCACTGACATCGGTTCGCTCTGTCAGGTTTTCAGAATtgatttcagtattttctgctgcatcatgtAATAACCTTTCTGATGAATAATCAGTTTGAGACATTACTTGCATTTCAGTTGGCTTGATCTCCAATCTAGCCATTTTATTAACAGCATCTTCTGACTGTTCAGCTCCTTCGACTTCTTGTCTCCAAAGGGTGCCAGATTTGTCCATTCCTTCCAGCTTGGCTCCCGCTGATTCATCCAACACCTCCACTTTAGAGACATCAGTCTCTCTTTCATAATGATCCTCTTGAAGATTTTCACCTTTAGTAATTAAAAAGTCCAGGTCAGCCTCTGTATAGTTTGTTGTAGTGCGGCTCTGAACACCAGAAGAATAGCCAGACGCAGTTATCAAAGGCACATCCTGCCTGCTCCCTTGACCTAATTCTTCCTGACTTGTTCTGTctattgccaaaaacatttgtgttgtttCAAAGGCTTCATTAGCTCTTTCAACATCCTCCTCTTTGTGTTTATGGAGCGATTCAGCAGCAGAATCCTTGACAGTATGTCTTCCTTTATTTCTACGGCTCGACCCCAGTTTTCTTCTGTTCCCAAGTGGATGAAAGTCAGTGTAATCTTGCTGATGTTGGGAGTCAAAAGGAACATTTATTTCTGATTGCAGAGTTTGGAAAGAGGATTCACTTTCCTCCATTTCAGAGAAAAGTCTGTCTTTCTCCTGATGACCTGTTTGTTCAGCAGGTTTTTACATCATCCTCTACTCGGCCTTCCAGCTCAGACACCTGATTTAGTGCAGTGTCTACTGTGTCTATGTCCCTGATTGGTGGTTTCTTGGTATCATATACATGATAATCCTCATTTTTTCTGCTCCAAAACCTCAGAGTTGTGTTCTTTTGGAGTATGGTCATCCAGTTTGCTGTCAGGACTTGAAGGTTCCTGATTGGTTGGAGAATCATCATTAATTTTCACAATCAATAAAGATTGGTGTGTGTCATTGACTTCAGTTTGATCTGTCAGATTTCCAAAAATGATTTCAGAATTTTCTGTGGCTTCATGTTTTACACTTTCAGGTGAGCAATGAATTTGAGGCATTTCTTGCATTTGGGCTGGCTTTATCTCCTCTTTATGCAGTGCGTTTACAGTGTCCTCTGACTTATGATCACCCTTGTCTTCAGATAAATggaaaatttcattttgttcCTCATTTGTGGGCAGCTCCTGTTTTGTTGATGAAGATATTTCTCGTTCAACACTGGATTCGGGTTCTGTTTGCTCTCTGGGGTTGTGTTTATCTGTGGTTATCTCTGATGCAACAGAAGACTCTATGTCCTCACTCACCAAATAGTtggtttgtacattttcatcCTGTCTGAGCAGTtctgtgtcctcctctctttccttgctttctttttctggtgCAGAGGACACATTGGGAAGTTCTTCATCTGGTATCTCCCAGAAATTTGATTCCTTGATCATTTGCTGATCTACTGTTGAACTTGCATGTAAGTCAGAGCCAACAAGTGtggcaacatttgcattttcatgaacTTGATCACTAACATCTTCAGTCTGAGCAGTGTCAAATTTGTCCTTTCCTTCCAGCAtggtttcatttatttcttcctGCACTGCTATCTCTGTTGTTAATGTCATTTCTGTTAGTTGAAGGAATTCGTGATTCTTGGTATTTCCAACAAAATCCTCTGTTGACTCTTGGTTTGATTCAGCTGCAGAGTCCTTGACATGACGTCTTCCTTTATTTTTTCGGCTCAACCCCAGTTTTCTTCTGTTCCCAAGTGGATGGAAGTCAGTGTAATTTTGCTGATGTTGGGAGTCAAAAGGAACATTTATTTCTGATTGCAGAGTTTGCAACGATGATTCACTCTCCTCCATGTCAGATAAGAGTCCTTCTTTCTCCTGATGACCTGTTTGTTCAGCAGGTTTTACATCATCCTCTACTCGGCCTCCCAGCTCAGACACCTGACCTAGTGCAGTATTGACTCTGTCTTTGCTGCTGATCGGTGGTTCCTTGAATTCATAAACATGGCAATCCTCATTATTCTGCTCTAAAGCttgaaagttttcttttgttggacGCTCATGTGATTTGCTGTCAGAACTTGAAAGTTCCTGATAGGTAGGAGAATCATCATCaacttttaaaatcaataaagatTGGTGTGTATCACTCATTTCAGTTTGGTCTACCAGGTTTCCAGAAATAAATTCAGAATTTTCTGTGGCATCATGTATATTACTGTCAGGTGAGATTTCATGCATTTCTGTTGGCTTAATCTCTTGTTTATGCACTTTATTCATAGCATCCTCTGATTGAGGCGTTCCTCTGTCCTCAGAAAAGCTGAAGTGCTCATTTTGTTCCTCATCTGTTGGCAACTCCTCTTTTGGTGACGAAATAGTTGCTTGCCCAACAGTGTTTTTTCTCGGGCTGATTTTTTCTGTAGTTATCTCTGGTGTGATATAAAACTGCATGGATACTGAATCCCCATGTGACTCACTCACTATGTAGTTGCCCTGTAAGTTTCCATCCTGCTTTGACAAATCTGTGTCATCATCTTTTTCTGTTACAGAATCCACATCTGAAAGTTTTTCATCTGGCATTTTGCTAGTATTAGATTGGTCAATCAGCTGCTGATCTACTTTctgacatgaaaaaacatcagaacTAGTTAACTCGGAGATGCCAACAAGATGTGCACTTTGTCTGATGTCCTCACTGTGAAGAGTGTTAGATTTGTCATTTCCTTCTTGCACGTACTCCTCTGCTATACAAGAGTCAGATACCACTTCGGAGCTGCTCTCATTTTCATCTAGGTCTGCatgcagattttcacttttggGAATTAAACTTTCCAGGTCAGCCTCTGCGTAGTTTGTTGTTAAGTTCTGAATTTCAGAAGAATAATAACGAGAAGTGGCTGAATACAAATGCACGCCATGTGTTGCAGACATATCATCCTCAGTCCCCTGACTTAATTCTTCCTGGCTTTTAGGTTGTATTGTAAgtgacatttgatttgtttCGATGGTTTCCTTTCCCCTAATCTTTTCCTCAACTTCCTCTCCAGGGTCGTGTTGCGAGTCCTTAACATGCGGTCTTTTATGTCTTCGACTAGACCCCAGTTTTCGTCTGTTTCCTGACAGTTCAGGGGAAGGTTGTGCCTCAGATTGTACATTTTCAGCACTTGCAAATTCATTTAGTGA
This DNA window, taken from Plectropomus leopardus isolate mb chromosome 2, YSFRI_Pleo_2.0, whole genome shotgun sequence, encodes the following:
- the LOC121958831 gene encoding uncharacterized protein LOC121958831; the protein is MSAQSTKKKRFGSRRRAANQNEKPKADEFEITDSTFIAQPHIPEENTESLNEFASAENVQSEAQPSPELSGNRRKLGSSRRHKRPHVKDSQHDPGEEVEEKIRGKETIETNQMSLTIQPKSQEELSQGTEDDMSATHGVHLYSATSRYYSSEIQNLTTNYAEADLESLIPKSENLHADLDENESSSEVVSDSCIAEEYVQEGNDKSNTLHSEDIRQSAHLVGISELTSSDVFSCQKVDQQLIDQSNTSKMPDEKLSDVDSVTEKDDDTDLSKQDGNLQGNYIVSESHGDSVSMQFYITPEITTEKISPRKNTVGQATISSPKEELPTDEEQNEHFSFSEDRGTPQSEDAMNKVHKQEIKPTEMHEISPDSNIHDATENSEFISGNLVDQTEMSDTHQSLLILKVDDDSPTYQELSSSDSKSHERPTKENFQALEQNNEDCHVYEFKEPPISSKDRVNTALGQVSELGGRVEDDVKPAEQTGHQEKEGLLSDMEESESSLQTLQSEINVPFDSQHQQNYTDFHPLGNRRKLGLSRKNKGRRHVKDSAAESNQESTEDFVGNTKNHEFLQLTEMTLTTEIAVQEEINETMLEGKDKFDTAQTEDVSDQVHENANVATLVGSDLHASSTVDQQMIKESNFWEIPDEELPNVSSAPEKESKEREEDTELLRQDENVQTNYLVSEDIESSVASEITTDKHNPREQTEPESSVEREISSSTKQELPTNEEQNEIFHLSEDKGDHKSEDTVNALHKEEIKPAQMQEMPQIHCSPESVKHEATENSEIIFGNLTDQTEVNDTHQSLLIVKINDDSPTNQEPSSPDSKLDDHTPKEHNSEVLEQKK